From the Astatotilapia calliptera chromosome 6, fAstCal1.2, whole genome shotgun sequence genome, one window contains:
- the dpcd gene encoding protein DPCD: MAVQSWSDILKSSKKTALIHDGKRKIHYLFTDGKEMAEEYDLKTDELLVRKWRHKSTLGVQGLWLVEVGEPLAGPVASLESDMIKENSSNPIFMRKDTKTSFQWRIRNLSYPKDVFSVSVDHSERCIIIKTSNKKYYKKFSVPDLDRSQLPLDNSALSFTHANNTLIVSYEKPKEILTLEQELLKELKKLKGSADGDVDCKTQ, from the exons ATGGCTGTGCAGAGCTGGAGTGATATCCTAAAATCGTCAAAGAAAACGGCTTTAATACATGATG GAAAAAGGAAGATCCACTATCTCTTCACAGATGGAAAAGAAATGGCAGAAGAATATGACTTAAAAACAGATGAGCTCCTCG TGAGAAAATGGCGCCATAAAAGCACGCTTGGAGTTCAGGGCTTGTGGCTGGTGGAGGTTGGGGAGCCCCTTGCAGGTCCTGTTGCATCTTTGGAGTCTGATATGATCAAAGAGAACAGCTCAAAT CCCATATTCATGCGTAAAGACACAAAGACCAGCTTTCAGTGGAGGATCCGCAACCTTTCCTACCCCAAAGATgtcttcagtgtttcagtggATCACTCTGAGAGATGCATCATCATCAAAACCtcaaacaaaaa GTATTACAAGAAGTTCAGTGTTCCTGATCTCGACCGCAGTCAGCTACCATTAGACAACTCCGCGCTAAGTTTCACTCATGCCAACAACACTTTAATTGTTAGC TACGAGAAACCCAAAGAGATCTTAACCCTTGAACAAGAGCTACTGAAggagctgaaaaagctgaagggGAGTGCTGACGGGGACGTCGACTGCAAAACCCAATGA